Part of the Staphylococcus succinus genome, CATTGCTGTTGGTGTGGTGATAATATTATTGGGTAGTTTAATATTTAGTGAATGGATGTCTATGTCAATTGGTATGTTAGTTCATGAGGCAAGTATTTTGGTCGTTATTTTAAATGCAATGAGATTAAGAAGTTATCAATTAAGATAATTGATCCGTGTCAATTATTTTTAAAAAAATACCTTATATAATTTATTTAAAGGAGTGATAGATATGACTAAAGCAACATTAAAATTAGAAACATTAACTTGTCCATCATGTTTACAAAAAATTGAAAGTGGTTTAAAACAGACTGCTGGTGTAGAAAAAGATTCTGTAAAAGTGCTGTTCAATGCAAGTAAGGTAAAAGTGGATTTTGATGAAGAACAAGTCAATTTGAATACAATTGAAAAAGCTATTGAAAACTTAGGATATTCCGTTATTAGTTCAAAAGTAAAGGAAGGCGTATAAAATGACAACAGTAAATGAAAGACAAGAAAAATTAGCTGCTGAACAAGCCTATAAAGAACACATTCATCATACTAAGATTAATGCAGCAGCTGTTACAGATCATGTACTGGCTAATATTCATACCTTGCATGTAAAATTACACCAATATCATTGGTATGTAAAAGGCACAAATTTTTATTCATTGCATGAGGTATTTGAAAAACTATATAATGAAAATGAAACATGGTTTGATAAAATTGCAGAACGTTTACTAGCTTCAGGATTTAAGCCAGCATCAACAACTACCGAATTCCAAAAATTTACAACGATTTCTGAAGATCTGTCTGAAAAATATTATTCTGCTGAAGAAATGGTCTTACAGTTAGTAGAGGATTTTAGATCTAACCGTGAATTTACCATTCGTGCAATGCGTTTAGCCCAAGAAGAAGCAGATGATGCGTTAGAGGATTTACTAATTAGTTATAAAGATTATTTAGATGTAAATATTTGGCAACTTCAAGCCTTTGTTAACAAGGATGCGCTAGAAGACGATGACTATATAGATAATGATTAATTAGGAGGAAAGTTGTATGGCACACCATCATCACCATAGTCATGTAGATTGTATACGTTTAGTTCCGATTTTTAACCACCTAAATGAAGAACAAATGAGTTTAATTGCACAATCAGCGCATGAAGTACATTATGAAAAGAATGCGTTGTTATTTGGAAGTGGTGATAAAGATGACACACTATATATCGTAAATAATGGGCGTGTACGTATTTATAACTTAAATGAATCCGGTCGTGAACAAACTGTACGCATACTAAATCCTGGTGATTTTATGGGAGAAGTGGCTATTTTTCAAACTGAAAGTTACCATTCTAATTATGCTGAAGCAATATCAGAAGTAAGTATATGTAGAATTCATAAAAAGGATATGAATGACTATTTAGATGCTTACCCAGAAATTATGAGAAGAATCCTATCAGACGTTACGAAACGTTTACAGGTATCAGAAAAGCAAACGATGCAGGTTGGTATGGAGCAAGTAGAGTCTCGTATTATTGATTTTCTATCAGAATACGTTGAGAATGAAGAAAATCATACTTATGTGACCTTACCAATGTCAAAGAAGGATCTAGCTTCTTATTTGGGTACAACTCCTGAAACAATAAGTCGAAAGTTTTCAGCATTGGAAGAAAAAGGTTTAATTAAACAACATACGCATAAATATATTGAGATATTTGATTTAGATGAATTATTATTTTCATCAAGTTAAAGTGCCGAAAAAACCGTAAGAGGATAATACTCTCACGGTTTTTTGGGTATACAAAAAGGCCATGAAATCCTAAAATAAAGTAAATTACCACAATATACTTGAAAGCAGGAAACATTATAGAGGATCGAAAACAGCAGTCGTTAATTCGGTATTTCCATCGCTATTCTAAAGAAGCACGAGCTGCAGTAAAGACGATTTCAATGAACTTATATTCTCCATATATAAGTGTTGTTAAGGCTTTTTTCCCTAATGCAAAAATTGTTATTGATCGTTTTCATATCGTACAATTACTAAATAATACAATTAACTCAATGTGGATTGCAGTCATGAATGAAATCAAAAAAAGTCGCCCTACAGATTATCGAAAACTAAAAAATCAATAGAGATTGATATTAAAAAATGCTGATTATCTCGATTTTTCAAACTATTATTATCATCGCCTATACCATGAAAAGATGACTGAGCAACGTATGGTAGATTATTTATTAAGTCTTTCTCCGAAATTACAACAAGCTTACCAAGTGATGAATGACCTTAAATTTGCGACAGAAACTAGAGACTACAGTTACTTATTAGCCACTTTACAAGATTTAAAGAAAGTCAGATTAAATAAAAAGGTAAGAAAAACGATTAATACACTGGAAAGATTCTTACCATATGTCGAAAATGCTTTAATTTATCGTGTTTCTAACGGTCCTACCGAAGGTATGAATAACAAGATTAAGTTAATCAAACGTACAGGATATGGCTACGCAAGCTTTAGAAATTTCAGAGCCAGAATTCTATTACAATTTAAACTGATCTTTAAACCATCTAATCCACTACCTGCGACTTTCCAACCAGTTGCAGCTTAAATATTAGACGATGACACTTGTTAGCTTTCATTATTAATTATCCAACTCTTGATCCGACTTTCTCGCCTAAGGGCGAGAAAAGGGTCATGCTTATCTTGAAAATAAACATGGCCTTTCAGTTATTAAAAATTTCATTTAAATCTTAACTGTGATTATTTACTTTTGGTCCCCAACACTATTTGACACAGAACCTTTCTAATTAATTATCATTTACGGTTTTAATTTCAACAATATCAGATAAAATTTGTATTCTATCTTCTTGCGTTAATACATTCATTATCTATCCCACCTTTAATAAAATTCCCCTATAACGGCCTTATAAAAATATTATTATATTAAAAAATAAAATAATATTTTATTACTATTTTATATACTTATAAACCTTTAAATTTTACAATGTAAAATTTAAGTTTGGTCAGC contains:
- a CDS encoding Dps family protein — protein: MTTVNERQEKLAAEQAYKEHIHHTKINAAAVTDHVLANIHTLHVKLHQYHWYVKGTNFYSLHEVFEKLYNENETWFDKIAERLLASGFKPASTTTEFQKFTTISEDLSEKYYSAEEMVLQLVEDFRSNREFTIRAMRLAQEEADDALEDLLISYKDYLDVNIWQLQAFVNKDALEDDDYIDND
- a CDS encoding heavy-metal-associated domain-containing protein, which translates into the protein MTKATLKLETLTCPSCLQKIESGLKQTAGVEKDSVKVLFNASKVKVDFDEEQVNLNTIEKAIENLGYSVISSKVKEGV
- a CDS encoding Crp/Fnr family transcriptional regulator yields the protein MAHHHHHSHVDCIRLVPIFNHLNEEQMSLIAQSAHEVHYEKNALLFGSGDKDDTLYIVNNGRVRIYNLNESGREQTVRILNPGDFMGEVAIFQTESYHSNYAEAISEVSICRIHKKDMNDYLDAYPEIMRRILSDVTKRLQVSEKQTMQVGMEQVESRIIDFLSEYVENEENHTYVTLPMSKKDLASYLGTTPETISRKFSALEEKGLIKQHTHKYIEIFDLDELLFSSS